In Flavobacterium sp. N1736, the following are encoded in one genomic region:
- a CDS encoding alpha-ketoglutarate-dependent dioxygenase AlkB family protein has translation MDLFNPETDETTNLLPKDGTVNYYGKLFSREQSNHYLDVLLNTIEWKNDEAIIFGKLILTKRKVAWYGDSGFEYTYSNTTKKALPWTKELLELKAVIEQETGERFNSCLLNLYHSGDEGMAWHSDAEKDLKKNGAIGSVSFGAERKFAFKHKETKETVSLILEHGSLLVMKDTTQTHWLHRLPPTKTTSKPRVNLTFRTIVE, from the coding sequence ATGGACTTATTTAATCCCGAAACTGACGAAACGACAAATCTGCTTCCTAAAGACGGAACTGTAAATTATTACGGGAAACTATTTTCCAGAGAACAATCTAATCATTATTTAGATGTGCTTTTAAATACTATTGAATGGAAAAATGATGAAGCCATTATCTTCGGAAAATTAATTCTTACGAAACGAAAAGTGGCTTGGTATGGCGATTCGGGTTTTGAATATACGTATTCGAATACCACTAAAAAGGCACTTCCGTGGACAAAGGAATTACTTGAATTAAAAGCTGTTATTGAACAAGAAACAGGCGAAAGATTCAATTCTTGCTTACTTAATTTATATCATTCCGGCGATGAAGGGATGGCGTGGCACAGCGATGCTGAAAAGGATTTGAAAAAGAATGGCGCAATTGGGTCGGTAAGTTTTGGTGCGGAAAGAAAGTTTGCTTTCAAACATAAAGAAACCAAAGAAACGGTTTCTTTAATCTTAGAACACGGCAGTTTATTGGTGATGAAAGATACTACGCAAACGCATTGGCTACATCGTTTACCACCGACCAAAACAACATCAAAACCCAGAGTAAACCTGACTTTTAGAACTATTGTTGAGTAA
- a CDS encoding Ada metal-binding domain-containing protein, translating into MIQHLEISDLNLRNKIKNTEICFGGNRKLKIYGTLKCSSGKRMKRENRVFFLSESEARQNGFRPCGHCMKTEYQNWKNGLI; encoded by the coding sequence ATGATTCAACATCTAGAAATTTCAGATTTAAATCTCCGAAATAAAATTAAAAATACGGAAATTTGCTTTGGTGGAAACCGAAAACTAAAAATCTACGGAACTTTAAAATGCTCTTCGGGTAAAAGAATGAAACGAGAAAATCGGGTTTTCTTTTTATCTGAAAGCGAAGCAAGACAAAATGGTTTCAGACCTTGCGGACATTGTATGAAAACCGAATATCAAAACTGGAAAAATGGACTTATTTAA
- a CDS encoding 2OG-Fe(II) oxygenase — MQNIQSKIASLNWESITESMHENGFAIIPNVLNNEQCEDLKFDYDNPTLYRKTVVMERYRFGLGEYKYFNYPLPDLIQTIRTSIYPKLAPIANAWMKALNINIAFPETHEKLLEQCHANNQLKATVLILKYGKSGFNTLHQDLYGDVYFPIQIVLFLNKPDEDFTGGEFVLTQQTPRAQSKAIVLKPKKGDILIFTTNFRPVKGTKGYYRVNMKHGVSEIHSGERHTLGIIFHDALN; from the coding sequence ATGCAAAATATACAATCAAAAATTGCTTCTCTTAATTGGGAAAGCATCACCGAATCTATGCACGAAAATGGGTTCGCCATTATCCCGAATGTACTCAATAACGAACAATGTGAAGACTTAAAATTCGATTATGATAATCCAACTTTATATCGAAAAACAGTTGTTATGGAGCGTTATCGATTTGGTTTGGGCGAATACAAATACTTTAATTATCCGTTGCCTGATTTGATTCAGACAATCCGGACTTCTATTTATCCTAAACTTGCGCCAATTGCAAATGCCTGGATGAAAGCGCTGAATATAAACATCGCTTTTCCTGAAACACATGAAAAACTACTCGAACAATGTCACGCCAATAATCAGCTAAAAGCAACAGTTTTGATTTTAAAATATGGCAAAAGCGGCTTTAATACTTTGCATCAGGATTTATATGGCGATGTTTATTTCCCCATTCAAATTGTGCTTTTTCTAAACAAACCGGATGAAGATTTTACCGGCGGCGAATTTGTTTTAACGCAACAAACGCCCAGAGCGCAATCTAAAGCAATTGTTTTGAAACCTAAAAAAGGTGATATTTTGATTTTTACAACAAATTTTAGACCTGTAAAAGGAACAAAAGGGTATTATCGCGTAAACATGAAACATGGCGTTAGTGAGATTCATTCCGGAGAGCGACATACATTAGGAATTATTTTTCATGATGCGTTGAATTAA
- a CDS encoding methylated-DNA--[protein]-cysteine S-methyltransferase → MNTQENINYNRIADAIDYIKVNFKEQPNLDEVAEKVHLSPFHFQRLFTEWAGTSPKKFLQYISVEHAKKVLKENDKATLFDAAFDTGLSGTSRLHDLFVNIEGMTPAEYKNGGKNLEINFNFAESPFGNIIVASTTKGVCFMAFAEDEETGFENLKHKFPNAAFSRKLDLSQQNALFIFQNDWSKLSEIKLHLKGTDFQLKVWETLLKIPMGQLSTYGTIAQQIEKPNASRAVGTAIGSNPVAFLIPCHRVIQSSGTFGGYMWGNTRKTAIIGWEGAQINP, encoded by the coding sequence ATGAACACACAGGAAAACATCAATTATAACCGAATTGCCGATGCAATCGATTATATCAAAGTCAACTTTAAGGAACAACCCAACTTAGATGAGGTTGCCGAAAAAGTGCATTTAAGTCCGTTTCACTTTCAGCGCTTGTTTACCGAATGGGCAGGAACAAGTCCGAAGAAGTTTTTGCAATATATCAGTGTCGAACACGCCAAAAAAGTTCTCAAAGAAAATGATAAAGCTACATTGTTTGATGCTGCTTTTGATACCGGATTATCGGGAACAAGCCGTTTGCATGATTTGTTTGTAAACATCGAAGGAATGACTCCGGCGGAATATAAAAATGGCGGTAAAAACTTAGAAATTAATTTCAACTTTGCCGAAAGTCCGTTTGGGAATATTATCGTTGCTTCGACCACTAAAGGCGTTTGTTTTATGGCTTTCGCCGAAGATGAAGAAACCGGATTTGAAAATTTAAAACACAAATTCCCGAATGCTGCATTCTCCAGAAAACTGGATTTATCGCAACAAAATGCTTTATTTATTTTCCAAAATGACTGGAGTAAATTATCTGAAATCAAACTGCATTTAAAAGGAACGGATTTTCAATTGAAGGTTTGGGAAACTTTGCTAAAAATCCCAATGGGGCAGCTTTCTACTTATGGAACAATTGCACAACAAATTGAGAAACCAAATGCTTCAAGAGCTGTTGGAACGGCAATTGGCAGTAATCCTGTCGCTTTTTTAATTCCGTGTCATCGCGTAATCCAATCTTCGGGAACCTTTGGCGGTTATATGTGGGGAAACACTCGTAAAACAGCTATTATTGGCTGGGAAGGAGCCCAAATAAACCCATAA